CTGGTAACTTCTTTTCGTCACAATGTTTGTTTTTCTTCCTATAATTACAATATGCCGTGAATGCATTACCGCAACGTGCAAGCAGTTCATGAATGTGTTTCTTTTTATCTTAAAAATACAACATGCCGTGAATAAATATTGGACCATGCATGCCGTGTGAATAAGTACTGGACCATGCATGCCGTGAATGTGTTTCTTTTTAACTTAAAAATACAAGCTTATACATATTTCCATGCATCTatcaagaaaagaaataaaagggTAGTTGTACCTTGTGCCTCAATTCTTTATCACTTTTGTTTTGAAAAATGCTGCAAGTGACGGCCTGAAATTTATTTGTGAACAATTCTGAGCTTCCAGTTTAAAAATACATGACAGTTCCTACCAAAGCACAATGGTCTCGTACAAAATTAATCCCTCAGAGAAAGTTTATAAATTTCCATTACTTGCATAATTATTCTTCCGAAAACCATCAATGTGAATTGTGGCTTTAAAAGCTTCGGGTGTAATGCACCTAACTCGTAACAATAATCTAGCTAACTTCATGAAGTAGCTTGTGAATTGGTAAAAGACCAATTTGCCCTTTGCCCTTTGCCCTTTAGGGATTTAGCCCTCGTCTGGCACAACTTAGTTTTATTAGtaaagctgttttttttttagaaaatgactTCATGAACAACTTTTTAGGTAAAGCTAAGCTGTTTTAGAAAAACTGTGTGGCAAAATAGCTTCACCAACAACTTCATGTATGGATGAGAGAGAGAAATGAGGGAGAGAGCTGGGATAAGTTACTTTTTCCAGCTTCAtcccaactcatgtctttgtTCAGCTTCATCCCAATTCATGAAGTTGTTTTGGAAATGAGTGTTTGGCAAATAAAACAGCTCATGAAGCTATTGTGAGCTATGCCAAACAGACTCTTATTACCCACCGTGTGCTCTCCTAAACTTGACCTATCCACACAATCTTCATGTCACTTTCATCAGTTCTTTTTTAGAGTTGCCAATATTTGGTATCATCTTCTAGGAACTATAACATATATTTACCTTAAAAACTTTACGTTTCTTAATTGTTTTATCATTTAGTCACCCGACGCACCAAGGGCTTAGATGTAATTTCACGGTGTCATCAAACTACGTACAAAACAAAGGATGATTCCTTAACTGAACCTGATCTTAAAATTCACGAACATGACCATGCTATCATAGGTTATCTCAAAATCAAACACATGCGAAATGTGCTGGCGTGATAGACTTTTTTTTGTTAATTTGTTTCACTTTTTGAAAACTTTAGtagtaaataaaaaaacaacGTTGGTTCCTTAGTATCCTTCATTTGCTAAAACCCGAAGAGGAAGAATGGTAAGAATCACGGACGTGTTACTTCACTTAGGCCCTATTAGAATCTATAATCTATAAAGCTAATAATTAGCAACTTATAGATAAAAAAAGTCTAGCTAATAATTTAGCTATTAGCTAAATACAGAGTACCTAACTAACAACTATTTTACTAGTCGAACCAAAATAACCAACAACAGTTAATATTAACTATAAACTaatagctagctaactattagcgaGCAATGATCTAAACAGTACTCGACTCAAGTGACCGAGGATAGGACCAATGAGATGATGCTCTTCTTGGCTCTTTCTTTTTTATGAACCAGAGTACCAATTGTTTTGAACCATACATAATGACGCCGTTGGAAACGTGCGGATTGGCCGAGAGTATACAGAATACAGATCGTGAGCGGAAATCGCTGAGCCGCAGACCGCAGCGCAGATGGTATCCGACCATACGACGAGAGACCGCAGAAACCACCTTCGCCTGGACGCCGGCTATGATCCATTGGTTCCGCGCCTCGCAGGATCCACCGCCGCTGCTCAGCACGGTCCACAGGTGATGACCCCGGCTCCTCCGACTGCAACCGGGCCCCACGTCCGCACCACGATTTCAGCCGttagaatctaggctaccaacaCTGCCATAAAGGTCGCTCTCCTGAAACTGAAGTCTGAACGAAACCAGTACCACCGCCCGGCGCCCGCCTCTTGCCGCGGCCGTCCATGGAGAATCTCAACCTCGCCATCGCCCACCGCCCGCCTCTGCCGGTACCGTCGGCGGGctacctccgccgccgccacctccaccacctccccgCCCCACTCTCCCTTCCCAGCCCCTCCCTCCACCTTTCCTTCCCGCATCATCATCGCCTTTCTCCCGCCCTTCGCCGCCACCTCCGCCTGCCTCTTCGCGTCTCCCAAACCCCTGATGCTAACCCCGAGCCTGAGCCTGAGCCCGAGTCCACCGGTGCGAAGCTAGTGCCGCTCGTCATCTCCATCGCCGTCGGCCTCGCCGTGCGGTTCCTCGCGCCGCGGCCCGTTGAGGTGAGCCCGCAGGCCTGGCAGCTTCTCTCCATTTTCCTCTCCACCATCGCGGGGCTGGTGCTTGGCCCGCTGCCCGTCGGCGCATGGGCCTTCCTCGGGctcaccgccgccgtcgccactCGCACGCTCCCCTTCGTCGCCGccttctccgccttcaccaacGAGGTCATCTGGCTCATCgtcatctccttcttcttcgcGCGCGGGTTCGTCAAGACGGGCCTCGGTGACCGAATCGCCACCTACTTCGTCAAGTGGCTCGGGAGCAGCACGCTGGGCCTGTCCTACGGGCTCACCATCAGCGAGGCCTGCATCGCGCCGGCCATGCCCAGCACCACGGCGAGGGCCGGAGGCGTGTTTCTGCCCATCATCAAGTCGCTCTCGCTATCGGCTGAGAGCAAGCCCAACCATCCATCGTCGCGGAAGCTTGGGGCCTATCTTGTGATGACGCAATTCCAGGTAATTATGTACAGAATGCAATTGGTCAGATTTGCGTGGGATCAGTTGACTAACTTGCTGCCTCCAATTCGATCCTAGATCAGATAAATCTTATAGAAGTTGGTTTCTGATAGATGAATGCACCAACATGGTGATCACCACTAAGTTAAGAGCGACCGTTTTCCCAACTGAATTTTTACAGAAAGGGCCCATTGTTGATTTATTAGTTTGATTCACTGTATTAAATTGGAAGTAGGGATTCCTTGTTTTCATGAAGGTAATCAAATGCCACCAGAGTGATTTGAATTGTTGTTGGATCTGAAAGTAGAAAACATTATCTTCAGAGAAAGGTACTTCCTCTGATCAGAAATATTATAAGGCACTTTGACTAGCTATATCTTTAAAAATCTATTATATTAAATGGAATGAATTTTGTACCATGGAACTATTTGTCATAATGAATCTACTCcctattccaaattgtaagtcaatttagctttgtcctaagtcaaacttcctAGCTTTGACTAAGTTTTTAGAAAAACTGCATGAACATCTACAACATCAAACAAGGTTCTTTAGATACACCATGACAAATATTTTGATGCATTTAGTTGAaattgtagatgttaatatatttttctataaacttggtcaaattcGACAagcttgacttaggacaaaaatGAAAGCGACTTACAATTGAATTAGAGGAAGTAACTATTTATGTTGTTGATCTATATAAAGCTTTTAGATTGTTTGGTTTGTGGCATCTCCTAACCAAGCCCCCAAATTTTGGTCACCAAATTGGTGACCATGGATTTGGTCAACTTTGACCACCAAAATGAGGTGGCCAAAGGTGGAGGGTGTCAGGCCAAATTTTGACATCCAACAGGATTGGTCAAAGTAGCCAATTGGCTTGGCTAGCTTGGGTACTAAACTAAATACACCCATAAGCTTTTCTTAGGACATCCTACATGCTTGCATTAATGCATTTCACAACTATACCAAGTCTCTTTCTTATAGGAAATCCCTTTTTCTATAGGATTTCAATTAAAATGGTGAAGCTAGCTTCATTGTGTCACTTGTTAATATCTTTTCCTTTAAACAAATGGTTGGGGCAAAGAACGTTTGCCCTGGTTAAATGTGGTGAGAGCCTTGCTAACAAAAGACTCAAGCTTAGGGAAGAGAAAAGCTAAATAGTGATGAACTATTGTGGAGCGTGAGAATCTGGAATCCCCTCTCACAAAGCACGTGCCATGTATTTATACTACCAAGAGGGATATTTTGCTCATTTGTGCCATGTAGGGGCACCATTGTCTTTCCTGCTTCTAATCTTGCGACAACCAACTACCAGATGACGTTGTCACAGGGCATGTGGCCCACTGTCACGTGCATCATGGTTGTCCCAATAGTACCCATGCCATCATCATAGATCGTGGTCATATCATCGTCTTTGAAGTGGTTTGGAGAACTTGATTAAGGCTTCGGATCCACCGGGAGGATTCGCTTCCATTTATGACCTAGTATGTTGCAACCGTTACCTCAGAATCGGCATCGGGCTTTGGGGTTAGGGGCCTCCTGAAGTCTCCTCGAACAAACATTGACTTCTTTGGCGAAGTAAGATGTAATAAATAGTTAGTTCAATAGGCTATTAATGATAATGGTGTTGAACCTAGGCTTATAGTATTAGATTTTATGGTTGTGGCCTAAGTCATTGTTGAAAGCATGAAGGATTGGATATATTGTCTAGGATGTGTTGCATTGAGATGCTCGGGCGGTATATATCGAGAGCATAGATACTTAGGGGACAATCCACCTACCTAGATACATATGGTATAGAGAGATAAAGACTTAAGGGACAATCCACCTACCTAGTTACATATGGCAATACCATATTACAATCCTAACTACCAAATATACTCTAACACCCCTAGGCGTAGCAGGAGCATCATAGACTGGAGGAGAAGACGAAGACTAACATCCTCTTGCACAATGCAGAGTTGGCTACGACTAGAGTAGAAAGCGAAGAGCAGTGCATGCCGAATTGCCGACAATAACCTATTTCGTCACCAAAGTAGATGAGGTCGAGGTGGACGTGGTCGAAGGCGTGGAGGGAAGAGCAGGTTCAAAACACCAACAGAGGCACATGAGTACACTCACCAGCTTCTAGTCGACAAACCGACAATGAGCCAACCAAACAGCGGAGGTAGATGAGGCTAGCTGTTGTATGTATCAACAAGCGCTCATGCGCCATCCATTAGCGACATTGGCGGTGTTGTCCTGGAGTTAGTGGCATTATGCACGGACTCGGATTGAGAGACAACAACATCGGTGTCGCCATCCTGGATAGGATGCGATTGGGAATATTCCTTGATTAATATCGTCGTCGTTACTGCCTAGGAGGGCAGGCAAAGACAACCTCATCCTTGGGAGTCAACGAAAGAGGGTTGCGTGATCGGTAGACGGGGTGACGCAATCCCGATGTTTGATcaggaaaaaaaaaaaggaaaaacacaacATTAGATCAAATGGTGGTCATGGTCTCGAGGGATGGCGCGACAGTCAGATGTCCACTTGCAATAGCATGACAATTGGTCACCCCGGTGCAGTGGTCCGGCGATGCGACACACCATTTCAACGTCCCCAAGGGTCTCCTCCGCAGCTACTCGCTCGCGCTCAAGGGCAGCAGCAACACGACGCTAAGGAGGGGGGAGGCATATCAGGAGGGGGCAGTTGTTCCCAACGATGGTGACTCGATGGGGTGGCACATAGGGTTGACGACAACGATGACGAGTAGCACGGCAGCCCATCAATGCCCACGTGAGCCGCCCTGACGATCTGTTGCTACGTGATGCTAAGGCGggtttagggttttagggatgctAGGGCGGCAGATCAATTAGATCCCTGGCCAAAACCTTCCTATGAGGACTCTATGGCAGAGATGATCTCCTCAGGGGCAGAGTGGCAACCGTAGTGGAAGCCTGAGCTTAGGATCAAAACCCTAAGGTCGTGATACCATGAAAGTAGGAAGGATTGGGTGTATTGTGTGGATGTATTGCATTAAGTTTCTCAGGTGGTCTATATAGAGTGTAGAAACTTTGTGGGACAAGACACCTCCCCGGATACATATGGCAATACCGGATTACGATCCTAACTACCAAATATATCAATTGCTATTCAATGTAATTTAGGCTTGTGTTTACTCCCTCCATGTCCCTAaaggaagtcgttttggacatcgaCACGGTCTCCAAAAACAACTCTGACTGctactttttgctataaaatgtttataaaatatagtcaacacatattttttataaaactacatttcgagatgaatctacttacatcactttcatattttcaaactcaacccaaaagaatttatttagccaaagtttaaaatgtttgacttaagacaacctcaaaacgacttCCTTTAGGaacatggagggagtagttgcctATTTACGTGGCATCTTATGTGTTCACAAGAAGTGTATGGTTCTCTGTGTTCTCTCTAGTTGGGCTGCAACACTTATCCCCAAGAACAGAAGATTGCATTTCTATAGATTGGTGACGCCTAGCTTTGCAGCATGTTCCTAAACATCATCATAAGGGTTTCAACTCATTGGTCGTCGTGGCATGGTGGATTTGGAAGCATAGAAATTGTTGCGTCTTTGAGGGATCTCTGTCCAGTTTTAATTCCATCATGCATGATATTAGAGATAAGGCCAAGCTGTGGTGTATGGCAGGAGCCAAAGGGCTCCGTAGCTTATGGCCATGACTGATCTGTTGGTCTTTGGTTTTACTTagtttttttgttgttttttttctGTTGTACTGGTCATGCCCTTCTAAGGGGTTATTTGAGTCACCTAAACTCCttattcttcttaatataatgttatgcagctctcctgtgtgttcaacaaaaaaaaaatgacaacttcatttTCTTTTTGTTCATTgatgcttggatgactatgacaGTATGTAAAAATGAGTTTATGTGAGTCCATAATTTAGTTATACTAATATAAACTAGGAAGGTTATCATACCCTTAACTCATTTTATATATTTGGCCTCTTGCTTACAAGTAGCTCTCATCCAAGAGGTACTAAATCAGGAGGTGATTATAATTCTTGTGGCATTGCTGCGTTAACTGGATGCTTATCTAATATGAATAGCCCTATTGCTGAAGAACTTTGGTAAATAAACCTTAACATTAATGAAAGGTAAAAATGGTTAGTACCTCTAGTCATGAATAACAGACATTTTGGACAAAGAAAACAAgctagttttagtttgtttgttTGTCGAAAACGTCATGTATTCATGActggatgcaccggtgcgtagtggaatcctaagtcaggatagtaacgtgaagagaggcagaggaagaccgaagttgacttgggtagaggcaataaaaggagacttgaaaggatggaatatacccaaagacttagccttagataggagtgcttggaagacagctattcacgtgcctgaaccttgattgcttctgttgggtttcaactctagcctaccccaacttgtttgggacttaaaggctttgttgttgttgttgttgttgtagaagTGGTCCTCTTAATCCGTTTTTTACTAAGTTTTTTAATATAAAAAAGTTTTGTGTTGACAATGAGGACAATCTATTCTTTTTTCCGGTTGCATTACAAAGTGAAAAATAAAACTTCAGCATGTTTTTTTTAAAACATATTGAACCTTTACTGTCATCCAGTCGTGAACACATATTGAAGTGCAAGATCTTCCTAATTTAATGGCAGTGCAAGATCTATCACCATGTGTCTCACTGACATGTGGCTCCATGAGCCATCTGTCTGAGAGAACATCTAGTGCCTAATCCCTCAAGTGCTAACAAATGGTATAGTGAATCCTGAAAATGCACCCAATTTTGGAATTCTATGCTGAAATATTGTTCTTTGGAATAGGGCCCGTTTCTGTTTACATGTAATTGCGGAATGTTTTTATAATTCTTCTGTATGTTATGCAAATTGATGGTTTATGTTGCTTGACAGGCAAGTGGTAACTCGAGTGCTTTATTCCTCACTGCTGCAGCACAAAACCTGTTGTGCTTGAAGCTAGCAGAGGAGCTTGGTGTAATCATTGCAAATCCATGGGTATCATGGTTCAAAGCTGCTAGTTTGCCAGCTCTTGTTTCTCTGCTAGCAACACCATATTTGCTGTACAAAATCTTTCCCCCTGAAACAAAGGACACCCCTGATGCCCCAGCACTGGCTGAAGAGAAACTGAAGCGCATGGGCCCTGTGACTAAAAGCGAATGGGTTATGATTGGCACAATGATTCTTGCAGTCTCCTTATGGGTTTTTGGGTAAGGTTTCCCGTGACTGAAGAAAATCATCTCATAGTACTTTTTTTAGAAAGGATCATCTCATAGTACTGACTCACGATTTTAGTACAATTTGCAGCTTGTGAGCTATTTTGCTCTATGATTCTACTCTCGATAAAAGATGTTCATGGATTTTAGCTTGCTGCTTCCTATGATCTCATTAGAATTTATCACAGCATCATCAAAATAAAGCAGATTAATTGTTTGATAGTTGTGTTGCTACATTCCCGCAGCGAATTATTTTATTCATACAGAGTCCtgttttttctttctattttacCTCCCTAGTTTGTGAAGATTTcacctttttgttttctttttgagaCACCTAGTTTAGTAAGTGAAAATTTGGTCCGTTCCATTGCAATTTATGAATGCGGTGCGTGGTATGGTTCAACATTATTGATAAAGGCAGTGACAGAGCTAGGATTAGATGATTAAGGGGGCAGCTAAGTTGATTCAGGAACCAAATACTAAAACATGCACTAAAGTTCTTCTCAATTTCAGAGGCTTCAATATCAATAGAAAAAAAATGGATCGTGAGGGTGCCATGGCCCTGCCAGCCCCCTACTAGGCTCCATCACTGGATAAAATCATAGAAGTTTATCTTATTCGCTGTTTAAGATGTGTGAACAGACAACAGCTGGTCTCCAGGATAGTTGACATTTATATTCTGGTTCCTGCTTTATGTTATAATAAAATATTTTTCATATTATATCTCTGGTGATCATATTCCGCTGTATCCATCAGTATATGTAATActtcatagataatttataatTCGCTCAAGTGACTAAATTAGTAATTATTAATTAGGTAGAGTGTTACAGGATGCCATACATGAGATGTGATGCAGGTGCCCTAGAAATAGTACTGCTTAGTCTCCTTAGTGTTTTTTTTGGGGGGCAGATTTTGTACTCTGGTAATGACTTGTTGCACAATTTCTGTGTAGGGATGCTATTGGTGTGTCTAGTGTTGTGGCTGCAATGCTTGGGCTCTCCATTCTTCTCCTTCTGGGTGTGCTAGACTGGGATGATTGCTTGAATGAGAAATCAGCATGGGATACATTGGCTTGGTTTGCGGTTCTGGTTGGAATGGCAGCACAACTCACTAACCTGGGAATTGTTTCTTGGATGTCAAGCTGTGTTGCCAAGCTGCTTCAGTCGTTCTCGTTGAGTTGGCCAGTGGCATTTTGTGTTCTTGAGGCCTCTTACTTTCTGATCCACTACCTATTTGCAAGCCAAACTGGACATGTTGGAGCCTTATACTCTGCATTTCTGGCTATGCATATAGCGGCCGGTGTTCCTCGTGCGCTGTCAGCACTCGCTTTGGCATTTAACACAAATCTGTTCGGTGCAATCACTCATTATAGTAGTGGGCAGGCTGCAGTATACTTTGGAGGTAAtttctttttttctctccctGAAAATTCTGGCTATTCTTTAGCTCAAATTACTAACCCTGCCAACTAAAATTTGTGGTTTCCCTCTGCGTTTACACATGGGATCTGGTACAAAAAAGTAATAAaagaaaacacacacacacttgTCACGAATAATACTGTAGAATGAGAAGATTTATTATTCTAAGTGGGCAAGCGGGGCCTTCTTTTGCATGTATATATAGCACTTTGAAATTGGTATGCAGATTAACCTGTTACTTTTGTTCTGCAGCCGGATATATTGAACTTCCAGATGTTTTCACGCTGGGTTTTATAACAGCCTTGATTAACACATTAATCTGGGGAGTTGTTGGAACCATTTGGTGGAAATTTCTGGGGCTGTACTGACAGTGGCTGACACGTAGTTGACCAAAATTTTCCTTTGGCACTCGTCGAATTGCTCTTGCTCATGATTAGGAAGGGCAGAATAACTACCGGTGCTCGCTCTGGTTAGCTTTCGCTGAGGTGATCAGCAGTCAGCAGTCAGCACAACGGAGTTCTCTCAGGCAATTACGCCTGTGTTGTAAAGTCCGTTGTTTTCTCTTTGGTTCCGTAGGAGTTCTTAGCAAATTTTCTGCAGTATATTTCTCTTTGATGCTTATACAGTCCGCTCTGTAAAAGTTGGGCAGCTATCCAGCTGCACTGAAGCAGTATACAACCTTGTGGCTCTCAAAATATGTTTGCTCCGTTTTACAGCTTCTATAACTACCTATAATTCTCAATTTACAGCCTGTAACCAACCAATTCTCACAAAACATCATCGAACTCGTCAACTTGATGGTCGTAGAGGCTTTGCGTGGCAATCTGGATAATcacatttatttattttggacGAATCCTGGATGGTGGCATTCAGCATTGCTCTGGCAAATCTGGTCACCTCTGCTTCTTTCATTCCTTCGGATAAAGGAGTAACGATCCTGCTACTGCACTCACAAGTCACAAAATGAATGAGATTAAAAAACAAAAGTCACAAATGAATGTATATACAGCCAAATAACACAGACCACAGCAGGCACTTGGGGTACGAACAGTAAGAGAAGACAGTTTCACTGGACTTAAGGAGAGAAAGCAAGAGCTATGAACGAAGAATAGCAGGTTGTCACAAACACGCGCGACACAACCGATCAACATGGATGACCTCCCAGGCCCGGCACAGCATGACCGCGTTACATTGCGCCGGCCGGGATTCCTTGCGTTCGCACTTCGCAGCAACCCCTTGACACGGCGACCACCCCGGCCGGTCCCGTACCAGGTACCACCACCACGTCGGTGCCTATACCCTGCGCCTGCGCGTCTGCAGTCTGCACTGTCCGAAACGGGGACGAATGGACATGGTCCCCAGGTCCAGCCCTGCCCCACCGACCCGCCGGGACGCGCGTGGACCACCTGATCATAACCAACTCAAAAGGCATGGTCCCTACGCACCCGTGTTTCCCCCCTACTCCCCCACTTTTTCCACGGACGCGACGGGTGCCGCGACGCCACGTCCGTCCGTCCGGTCCACGCCGAACCCAGCTCGTGTTGTCTGTTGCTGGTGCGACGCGACGCCGAAATATCCTGGTCCTGGCCGGAGGCGAGGCGACGCATCGCGTGCATCGTGCTCGCGCATTCGCCCCATCCCCCATGCGCGGTCGAGCGAGAGACGCTGAACGAGCGCGCACGGCACGACCGCACGGGGGAATCTGTTCCATGTAGTACGTACGAGTAGGAGAAACAGAACTGTTGCAGTGTCTCTGCGAGTACAACAATGCTGTTGACGACGTTGGAAAGACTCGGCTGGCGATCGACGCAACACGGCAACAGAACATAGCTAGCGCACGTAGGAGTAGGCGTCTGGAAGATTCGACCATTCGTTGTGCTGGTTGCACGATATCGTTATTCGTTATAGCTAACGTCCGTCGCCTAGGGCGGTGCAACCCCAACCCCTAGGTGAAGCGTAGGCCGGACGGAATTTTAACGAATTAGGTTTCTGCTAACTAAAACTATGACCGCGCAACGTGGTCGACGACCCGGACTTTATAACCAACCGACTCTGCGCAGTGCGGTGCGTCCCGTCCCCCGGCTGGTATCAAAGAACTTCCTTCCAACTCCATGCTCGACGACGACAGCCATCCCCCGAGACTCAAAAGCGCGGCGGATACGATCGTGACAAGTGATCAGAGGCAGGCAGACACGAAATCTGCTTGCCGAAAAGCCTACTAGCTCTTGCAGGTGCAGATACAGTAATGGGAAACAAACCTAACGCCACTCTCGAAACATCAGaagtaaaagaaaaaaaggagCTTTCGCTCCCGCTCCATCGATACACACACGCCGTGATCTCGACAAGAGAACTCCCCTGCCCCAGCTTGACAACAGCTAGCAAAGTAGCGACTCATGCCGGCCGGCTCATTTTGCCACAGTAAAAGCGTGGATGGCCGGTGGTGGTGCACACCGGCCGTCAAAAAAGAGCAGGAGCTTTTGGCGCCCAGCTCTGGTGTTGCTCCTGCAAGGCTGCTGCAACTTGCGATTGGCGAGCAGTGGCTGGCCCTGAAAGCAGCCGGGACAAAGCAAAGGCCGATAGATGCAAAACGAGTTCCCCTGCCACCGCAT
Above is a genomic segment from Miscanthus floridulus cultivar M001 chromosome 3, ASM1932011v1, whole genome shotgun sequence containing:
- the LOC136542044 gene encoding dicarboxylate transporter 2.1, chloroplastic-like, translating into MENLNLAIAHRPPLPVPSAGYLRRRHLHHLPAPLSLPSPSLHLSFPHHHRLSPALRRHLRLPLRVSQTPDANPEPEPEPESTGAKLVPLVISIAVGLAVRFLAPRPVEVSPQAWQLLSIFLSTIAGLVLGPLPVGAWAFLGLTAAVATRTLPFVAAFSAFTNEVIWLIVISFFFARGFVKTGLGDRIATYFVKWLGSSTLGLSYGLTISEACIAPAMPSTTARAGGVFLPIIKSLSLSAESKPNHPSSRKLGAYLVMTQFQASGNSSALFLTAAAQNLLCLKLAEELGVIIANPWVSWFKAASLPALVSLLATPYLLYKIFPPETKDTPDAPALAEEKLKRMGPVTKSEWVMIGTMILAVSLWVFGDAIGVSSVVAAMLGLSILLLLGVLDWDDCLNEKSAWDTLAWFAVLVGMAAQLTNLGIVSWMSSCVAKLLQSFSLSWPVAFCVLEASYFLIHYLFASQTGHVGALYSAFLAMHIAAGVPRALSALALAFNTNLFGAITHYSSGQAAVYFGAGYIELPDVFTLGFITALINTLIWGVVGTIWWKFLGLY